A single genomic interval of Fibrobacter sp. UWB13 harbors:
- a CDS encoding ABC transporter permease — translation MSETEQKQYWTMKIKPHEKLWHIDFKEIWHYRDLIELFVRRNIVVQYKQTILGPLWYLIQPILTVIMNMVVFGNIAKMSTDGMPQALFYMAGNICWFYFSNCLNQSSNTFVANQNMFGKVYFPRLVVPIAVVISNLLRFVIQVGLFVVLYLYFFVKGAPIAPNWTILLTPLLVMMLAGLGLGFGILISSLTTKYRDFTILFTFIVQLWMYATPIVYPLSMVEEGPLRTLIMANPMTSIIEAFKYATLGQGYFSWFALGYSFLFMSVLLLFSVVIFNKVQRNFMDTV, via the coding sequence ATGTCTGAAACAGAGCAAAAACAATACTGGACAATGAAAATTAAGCCACATGAAAAACTGTGGCATATTGATTTCAAGGAAATCTGGCATTACCGCGACCTGATAGAACTGTTCGTCAGGCGCAATATCGTGGTGCAGTATAAGCAGACCATACTGGGGCCGCTTTGGTATCTGATACAACCCATTTTGACCGTTATCATGAATATGGTGGTGTTTGGAAATATTGCTAAGATGAGTACCGACGGGATGCCCCAGGCCTTGTTTTATATGGCTGGCAACATCTGCTGGTTCTATTTCTCTAACTGTCTGAACCAGTCGTCAAACACTTTCGTAGCCAACCAGAATATGTTCGGCAAGGTCTATTTTCCCCGTTTGGTGGTGCCCATCGCTGTGGTGATATCCAATCTGTTGCGATTTGTCATTCAGGTAGGACTCTTTGTGGTGCTCTATCTCTATTTCTTTGTGAAGGGTGCTCCGATTGCCCCTAATTGGACTATTCTGCTTACTCCCCTCTTGGTCATGATGCTGGCTGGCCTTGGTCTTGGCTTTGGAATTCTGATCTCCTCGCTTACCACGAAGTATCGCGACTTCACGATTCTCTTCACTTTTATCGTCCAACTCTGGATGTATGCTACGCCTATTGTCTATCCACTCAGCATGGTGGAAGAAGGGCCCCTACGCACACTGATTATGGCCAACCCGATGACCTCCATTATCGAGGCTTTCAAGTATGCCACGTTGGGACAGGGCTATTTCTCATGGTTCGCCTTAGGCTATAGTTTCTTGTTTATGAGTGTACTGCTGCTATTCAGCGTCGTTATATTTAATAAGGTACAACGTAATTTTATGGATACTGTATGA
- a CDS encoding ABC transporter ATP-binding protein has product MKAIEFNHVGKQYRLGLVSTGTFKNDLSRWWAMNVLGKEDPFLKIGDTNIRSTKGDSDFVWALKDINFSVEQGDVVGIIGKNGAGKSTLLKLLSRVTAPTVGEINVCGRIASLLEVGTGFHPEMTGRENIYMNGAIMGMTKAEITRKLDEIVDFSGCERYIDTPVKRYSSGMKVRLGFAVAAHLEPEILVVDEVLAVGDAEFQKKAIGKMQDVSKGQGRTVLFVSHNMAAVRSLCQKGVVLRDGMTAFIGTVDEAVNHYMESSTSQAEEQKLMTDCIQECKSFLKISEIQINNTPYNFTSLNHGQEVFDVLVKGNTSEPMRCDIKLVIKKLDGTPMACYMEGRYKGHLNDIPPSEFAIERHIRLPKYMADGAYTIDMALYEPNCQVFFKAPNCQTIRVEGFYDQFAHPINLSRDGFWGLESV; this is encoded by the coding sequence ATGAAGGCTATTGAGTTTAATCATGTAGGCAAGCAATATCGCTTGGGGCTGGTATCCACAGGTACCTTCAAAAATGACTTGAGTCGTTGGTGGGCCATGAATGTCTTGGGCAAGGAAGATCCCTTCCTGAAGATTGGCGATACCAACATACGTTCCACGAAGGGCGACAGCGATTTTGTATGGGCGCTGAAGGATATCAATTTCAGTGTGGAGCAAGGCGATGTAGTAGGCATCATTGGCAAGAATGGCGCAGGTAAGAGTACCTTGCTGAAATTACTCTCTCGTGTGACTGCTCCAACCGTTGGCGAGATTAACGTCTGCGGTCGTATTGCCTCACTGCTTGAAGTAGGTACAGGCTTCCACCCAGAGATGACAGGTCGTGAGAACATCTATATGAATGGTGCCATCATGGGCATGACCAAGGCAGAGATTACCCGCAAACTCGACGAAATCGTTGATTTCTCTGGTTGCGAGCGTTATATCGACACCCCCGTCAAGCGCTATTCGTCGGGTATGAAGGTGCGCTTAGGGTTTGCTGTTGCCGCTCATTTGGAGCCAGAGATTCTGGTAGTTGATGAGGTACTGGCCGTAGGCGATGCCGAATTTCAGAAGAAAGCTATCGGCAAGATGCAGGATGTGTCGAAAGGGCAAGGAAGGACTGTTCTTTTTGTAAGTCATAATATGGCTGCAGTCCGTAGTCTCTGTCAGAAGGGTGTCGTCCTTCGCGATGGCATGACGGCTTTCATCGGCACAGTCGATGAAGCCGTCAATCATTATATGGAATCATCTACCTCTCAAGCGGAGGAACAGAAACTGATGACCGATTGCATCCAAGAATGCAAGAGTTTCTTGAAAATTAGCGAAATCCAGATAAACAACACGCCATATAACTTCACATCCCTCAACCATGGTCAGGAAGTATTTGATGTGCTTGTCAAGGGTAATACCAGTGAACCCATGAGGTGTGACATCAAGTTGGTCATAAAAAAGTTGGATGGAACTCCAATGGCATGTTATATGGAAGGTCGTTATAAAGGGCATCTTAACGATATTCCACCTAGTGAATTTGCCATTGAGCGCCACATTCGTCTTCCCAAATACATGGCTGATGGCGCTTATACCATAGACATGGCTTTATACGAACCCAATTGTCAGGTGTTTTTTAAAGCGCCCAATTGCCAGACCATCCGTGTTGAAGGTTTTTATGACCAATTTGCGCACCCAATCAACCTTTCAAGGGATGGTTTTTGGGGCCTGGAATCAGTATAA
- a CDS encoding type II toxin-antitoxin system mRNA interferase toxin, RelE/StbE family gives MAYQIEYTSRFKKEYKLAKKRGRDINLLRTVIEILAKGEPLPEKYKDHPLVSNWNGYRECHIQNDWLLIYKYKDNELILSLTATGSHSDLF, from the coding sequence ATGGCATATCAAATCGAATACACCTCTCGTTTCAAGAAAGAATACAAATTGGCAAAAAAGAGAGGACGTGACATAAATTTGTTGCGAACCGTCATTGAGATTCTTGCAAAAGGCGAGCCTCTCCCAGAAAAATACAAGGACCATCCACTGGTATCTAATTGGAACGGATACCGAGAATGTCACATTCAAAACGACTGGTTACTGATATACAAGTACAAGGACAATGAACTCATTTTGAGTTTAACAGCAACAGGCTCACATAGCGATTTATTCTAA
- a CDS encoding Mov34/MPN/PAD-1 family protein: MMAKYSKNIYEQMVLAAKKAYPNECCGILVGKKSERGEIEVTEIREAENQFQGQKAVHFKIDPLYLYHLEQELEVRGLEIVGIYHSHPDCPAILSKEDEKYMVPGLEYVIMSVQNGEVVDVKSYRK; the protein is encoded by the coding sequence ATGATGGCCAAATATAGTAAAAACATTTATGAACAAATGGTTTTAGCAGCCAAAAAAGCATATCCGAACGAATGCTGCGGCATTTTGGTGGGTAAAAAGTCCGAAAGGGGCGAAATCGAAGTCACCGAAATTCGCGAAGCCGAGAACCAGTTTCAAGGGCAAAAAGCAGTCCACTTCAAAATAGACCCGCTATATCTTTACCACTTGGAGCAAGAACTTGAAGTCCGCGGCCTTGAGATTGTCGGCATTTACCATTCGCACCCCGACTGCCCCGCCATTCTCTCCAAAGAAGACGAAAAATACATGGTCCCCGGCCTCGAATACGTCATCATGTCTGTGCAAAACGGCGAAGTCGTGGATGTGAAAAGCTATAGGAAATGA
- a CDS encoding sulfate ABC transporter substrate-binding protein — MNLHFFKTVFAVALVVGAGCFFGCSSEKAPEIENNSLINVSYDPTREFYSNYNHIFMKHWKEATGKDVKITQFHGGSGKQALEVVNGLEADVVTLALEYDVDIVRDAGLIENGWIKEFPRNSAPYTSTIVFLVRKGNPKKIKDWNDLVKDGIGIITPDPKTSGGARWNYLAAWAYAEKQFNGDEAQIKGFMKKLYQNVLDLASGARGSTNTFIEEHKGDVLLSWENEAFLSLKDYPKDYEIVMPSVSILAEPSVAIVDKIVDKRNTRKLATEYLNYLYSDEAQHVAAKHHYRPTNKAILDEYKEFDQNVNLITIEHFGGWENAQKTHFSEYGIFDQIYEKN; from the coding sequence ATGAATCTGCATTTTTTCAAGACGGTTTTTGCGGTGGCGCTGGTGGTGGGCGCGGGTTGTTTTTTCGGTTGCAGTTCGGAAAAGGCTCCCGAGATTGAGAACAACTCGCTTATCAACGTGTCTTACGACCCGACGCGTGAATTCTATTCCAATTACAATCATATTTTTATGAAGCATTGGAAAGAGGCTACCGGCAAAGATGTGAAGATCACGCAGTTTCATGGCGGTTCGGGCAAGCAGGCGCTTGAGGTGGTGAACGGGCTTGAAGCGGATGTGGTCACGCTCGCGCTGGAATACGACGTGGACATTGTCCGTGACGCAGGGCTTATTGAAAACGGCTGGATCAAGGAATTCCCGCGCAACAGCGCTCCTTACACTTCGACGATTGTGTTTCTCGTGCGCAAGGGGAATCCCAAGAAAATCAAGGACTGGAACGATCTCGTCAAGGACGGCATCGGCATCATCACGCCAGATCCCAAAACTTCGGGCGGTGCGCGCTGGAATTATCTCGCGGCCTGGGCTTATGCAGAAAAGCAGTTCAACGGCGACGAAGCGCAAATCAAGGGATTCATGAAGAAGCTATACCAGAATGTTCTTGACCTCGCTTCGGGGGCGCGCGGTTCTACAAATACGTTCATTGAAGAGCACAAGGGCGATGTGTTGCTATCTTGGGAAAACGAGGCGTTCCTTTCGCTCAAGGACTATCCTAAGGATTACGAAATCGTGATGCCGAGTGTGAGCATTTTAGCAGAGCCATCTGTCGCGATTGTAGACAAGATTGTAGACAAGCGCAACACACGTAAACTTGCGACGGAATACCTGAATTATCTATACTCTGACGAAGCGCAGCATGTTGCGGCAAAGCATCATTACCGTCCGACAAACAAGGCGATTCTTGACGAGTACAAAGAATTCGATCAGAATGTCAATCTGATTACGATTGAGCATTTTGGCGGTTGGGAAAATGCACAGAAGACGCACTTTTCCGAGTATGGGATTTTCGACCAGATTTACGAGAAAAATTAA
- the thiS gene encoding sulfur carrier protein ThiS, with protein MIITVAGNKKEVKDGLTVAELIEQEKVETPQYVTVSLNDEFVENDNFATTALKDGDNVEFLYFMGGGQ; from the coding sequence ATGATTATTACTGTTGCAGGAAACAAGAAAGAAGTTAAAGACGGCCTCACCGTCGCAGAACTCATTGAACAAGAAAAGGTCGAAACACCGCAATACGTGACCGTTTCCCTGAACGATGAATTTGTTGAAAACGACAATTTCGCAACAACCGCCCTCAAGGACGGCGACAACGTCGAATTCCTCTACTTCATGGGAGGTGGTCAGTAA
- a CDS encoding M67 family metallopeptidase yields MITISKDNYQKILEHAQKNLPEEACGLIAGKIEGNDKHIEKIYLLTNIDHSNEHFSLDPKEHLAAIKDMRQNDLSPLGNWHSHPESPSRPSQEDKRLAFDSKASYLILSLMDRENPVLNSFHIEGDNATNEGLVIG; encoded by the coding sequence ATGATTACAATTTCAAAAGATAATTATCAAAAAATCCTGGAGCATGCCCAGAAGAACCTCCCCGAAGAGGCTTGCGGGCTGATTGCCGGGAAAATTGAGGGGAACGACAAGCATATTGAAAAGATTTACCTGCTCACGAATATTGACCATTCCAATGAGCACTTTTCGCTTGACCCCAAGGAACACTTAGCCGCCATCAAGGATATGCGCCAAAACGACCTATCCCCGCTTGGTAACTGGCATTCCCACCCCGAGTCCCCGTCGCGCCCGTCGCAAGAAGACAAGCGCCTCGCTTTCGACAGCAAGGCAAGCTACTTGATTCTTTCGCTGATGGATCGTGAAAATCCGGTGCTCAATTCGTTCCATATCGAAGGCGACAACGCCACGAACGAAGGCTTGGTGATAGGGTAA
- a CDS encoding polysaccharide pyruvyl transferase family protein, with product MGDLLNKDMLESLFQIKVQRVSKKESNIFAIGSSLSSALRLRALYSVNFKRQIKQVIIKLFNIDPFYIWGTGFMDYNTKEENIVQFRNLKFLSLRGNLSKNRVERVLGEDLNIPTGDGGLLVDRWIGEKPPKKYRLGIIPHYKEKDSPFVGEMKKKYSDSVIIDLGKKPIDVVKEIASCETILSSSLHGLIVADSFHIPNKHILLYPYGERMLGDGFKFADYYSSYGLKDNPIDVTTTTWPTIQSIIDDYCIEPSVVEKKKDEIFSVFPR from the coding sequence ATGGGTGATTTGCTTAATAAAGACATGCTTGAGTCTTTATTTCAAATTAAAGTTCAAAGAGTAAGTAAAAAAGAAAGTAATATATTTGCCATTGGCAGTTCTTTATCATCTGCACTTCGACTTCGTGCGCTGTATTCAGTCAATTTTAAAAGACAAATAAAACAAGTAATAATAAAATTATTCAATATTGATCCTTTTTATATTTGGGGAACTGGTTTCATGGATTATAATACTAAAGAAGAGAATATAGTTCAATTTAGAAATCTTAAGTTTTTATCATTGAGAGGAAATCTTTCTAAAAATAGAGTTGAGAGAGTTTTAGGAGAAGATCTTAATATACCTACAGGTGATGGAGGATTGCTTGTTGACAGATGGATTGGTGAAAAACCGCCAAAGAAATATCGTTTAGGAATTATTCCTCATTACAAAGAAAAGGATTCGCCATTTGTTGGTGAAATGAAGAAAAAATATTCTGATTCAGTAATCATTGATTTGGGAAAGAAGCCAATAGATGTGGTCAAGGAAATAGCATCATGTGAAACCATATTGTCAAGTAGTTTGCATGGATTGATAGTAGCAGATAGTTTTCATATCCCCAATAAGCATATACTCTTGTATCCTTATGGAGAGAGAATGTTGGGTGACGGATTTAAGTTTGCCGACTATTATTCATCATATGGATTGAAAGACAACCCTATAGATGTGACGACAACCACTTGGCCAACTATTCAGTCTATTATAGATGATTATTGCATAGAGCCTTCTGTTGTTGAAAAGAAGAAAGATGAAATCTTTTCGGTCTTCCCTAGATAA
- a CDS encoding O-acetylhomoserine aminocarboxypropyltransferase/cysteine synthase family protein: MDFNTTLLHHNFESERSTGSTLTPIYQVSAFSQESAEKLEAVFNNRAPGFAYTRIGNPTTDSFERRIASLEKGIGAIACSSGMAAVTMSLLNILQSGDEVIASTALFGGTIDLFHDLEAFGIKTRYVTEVTAESVRSQLSDKTKAVFTELIGNPKLNVVDIQSVADVAHEAGVPLIVDSTTATPYLVHPFDFGADIVVHSSSKYINGNGSAISGIIVDSGKFKWDYTKYKGLEEYKRFSKFAYLAKLRNGVWRNIGCCLAPATAFLNSLGLETLGLRMERLCDNALQLAEFLQGFEGIKVNYPALKGNPYYDLVQKQFNGKGGAIISIDAGSKEKAFKLINNLKYATIATNIGDLRTLVIHPDSTIFTHSTKLQKENAGVFEGSIRISVGIEDIADLKEDFEQAIKQIS; the protein is encoded by the coding sequence ATGGATTTTAATACGACTTTATTGCATCATAATTTTGAAAGTGAACGAAGTACCGGCTCTACGCTTACCCCTATTTATCAAGTCAGTGCATTTTCGCAAGAATCCGCAGAGAAACTCGAAGCTGTTTTTAACAATAGGGCTCCGGGTTTTGCATATACGCGCATTGGAAACCCCACGACAGATTCTTTCGAAAGGCGCATTGCATCTCTTGAAAAGGGCATTGGAGCCATAGCCTGCTCGTCGGGCATGGCTGCCGTGACGATGTCGCTCTTGAACATTTTGCAGTCCGGCGACGAAGTTATTGCAAGTACGGCATTGTTTGGCGGCACGATTGACTTGTTCCATGATTTGGAAGCATTCGGCATTAAAACCCGTTACGTCACAGAAGTTACCGCTGAGAGCGTTCGTTCGCAATTGAGCGATAAGACCAAGGCAGTTTTTACAGAACTTATCGGCAACCCGAAACTCAATGTCGTTGATATTCAAAGCGTTGCAGATGTCGCACACGAAGCAGGCGTCCCGCTGATTGTCGACAGCACGACGGCAACTCCTTACCTTGTTCATCCTTTTGACTTTGGCGCAGATATCGTTGTCCACTCCTCTTCCAAGTACATCAACGGAAACGGCAGTGCCATCAGCGGCATCATCGTCGATAGCGGAAAATTCAAGTGGGATTACACCAAATACAAGGGCTTGGAAGAATACAAGCGCTTTAGCAAGTTTGCGTACCTCGCGAAGCTCCGCAACGGTGTCTGGCGCAATATTGGTTGTTGTCTCGCACCCGCTACCGCATTCCTGAACTCGCTCGGGCTTGAAACTCTCGGACTCCGCATGGAACGCCTTTGCGATAACGCCTTGCAACTCGCTGAATTTTTGCAGGGTTTCGAAGGCATCAAGGTCAACTACCCCGCATTGAAAGGCAATCCCTATTACGATCTCGTTCAAAAGCAGTTTAACGGCAAGGGCGGCGCCATCATCTCGATTGACGCAGGCTCCAAGGAAAAGGCTTTCAAGCTCATCAACAACTTGAAATACGCTACAATAGCCACGAACATTGGCGACTTGCGCACACTCGTCATCCACCCGGATAGCACGATTTTCACGCACAGTACCAAACTGCAAAAAGAAAACGCAGGCGTATTCGAAGGTTCCATCCGCATCAGCGTAGGCATCGAAGATATTGCCGACCTCAAGGAAGATTTCGAACAAGCTATAAAGCAAATTTCGTAG
- a CDS encoding fibrobacter succinogenes major paralogous domain-containing protein — translation MKNTLFIILPALLFVACGNDSSTSANNSNDDISSKSSSSQMSVLSSSDKVADVIGNSMTDSRDGQKYKIVKIGSQVWMAQNLNYEMADSYCYENYAGSCTKYGRLYTWAAAMDSAGIWSTTGKGCGYGKICSPTYPVRGVCPSGWHLPTQTEWNTLFTVVGGSSVAGEKLKSTSGWYNNGNGTDGFGFSALPAGYRRYYGFSGGNNCAGFWSASEHDSNDAYYIYLSIDNVGAYLELSLKDNAFSVRCLKD, via the coding sequence ATGAAAAATACCTTGTTCATTATTTTGCCCGCTCTGCTTTTTGTTGCTTGCGGTAACGATTCGTCAACTTCGGCTAATAATTCGAATGATGATATTTCATCTAAATCCAGTAGCAGTCAAATGTCTGTTTTGTCATCGTCAGACAAGGTTGCTGATGTGATTGGGAACTCCATGACGGACTCTCGTGACGGGCAAAAATACAAGATTGTGAAAATTGGTTCGCAGGTTTGGATGGCTCAGAACCTGAACTACGAAATGGCCGACAGCTACTGCTACGAAAATTATGCCGGCAGTTGCACCAAGTACGGCCGCCTTTACACGTGGGCGGCGGCCATGGACAGTGCTGGTATATGGAGTACGACCGGCAAGGGTTGCGGATATGGCAAGATATGCTCGCCGACATACCCTGTTCGCGGTGTGTGCCCTAGCGGCTGGCACCTGCCGACCCAAACGGAATGGAACACCCTGTTCACGGTGGTGGGCGGATCATCGGTAGCCGGGGAAAAACTCAAGTCTACATCAGGTTGGTATAATAATGGCAACGGCACGGATGGTTTCGGTTTCTCGGCACTCCCTGCAGGCTACAGGCGCTACTATGGATTCAGCGGCGGGAACAACTGCGCTGGCTTCTGGAGTGCCTCTGAGCACGATAGCAACGACGCCTACTACATATACTTGAGCATCGACAATGTCGGTGCGTACCTGGAATTAAGCCTCAAGGACAACGCGTTTTCAGTTCGTTGCCTGAAGGATTAG
- a CDS encoding sulfurtransferase TusA family protein, protein MSEEIKVDDTVDVTDVKCPTTFVKAKVAIEELDEGQILAIRLNDGEPVQNVPRSLKEEGHEILKLNDNQDGTFTLFVKKVGD, encoded by the coding sequence ATGTCAGAAGAAATTAAAGTAGACGATACCGTCGACGTCACCGACGTCAAATGCCCCACTACATTTGTCAAGGCTAAAGTCGCTATCGAAGAACTTGACGAAGGTCAGATTCTCGCAATCCGCCTGAACGACGGCGAACCGGTGCAGAATGTGCCGCGCAGCCTCAAGGAAGAAGGTCACGAAATCCTCAAGCTCAACGACAATCAGGACGGAACCTTTACGCTCTTTGTGAAAAAAGTCGGGGACTAA
- the thiF gene encoding thiazole biosynthesis adenylyltransferase ThiF, protein MRIYISATLRNFFGKNEQVSVPENTVRKALANLISTYPEGEKVLFDENNKLRSFIKIYLNGKNLNVDTLWDATLEDDSEILLLPAIAGGAPIEESQSKHVESLISDERRKEVAFDDSEIERFGKHLMLKDIGVKGQKRIKAAKVVVIGVGALGSPVIQYLAAAGVGTIKAIDFDEVSLENLQSQVLHGTRDVKRPKVASAKDKVKNINKNIVFEAVREQLDASNIEAEIEGYDLVIDCTDNYKTRYLINDACALHGIPLVFGAIYQFEGQVGIFNLDGGPCLRCQYPSPPPAGLIPSCAEGGAISPLPGIIGSIQANEALKLILGIGEHLNGKILHVDSLYLSSRIFKVERDCHCPICGNNPTITNVEDIDYEDLCGLKTTNETPVEGFTPEELAKRIDNGDDITIVDVREPHERAILRFPNAIVIPIGQLVRRQKELDPNKDTIFICKQGKRSELAINTLREAGYTGPLYNLKGGIDAMKDIMFSHEGAWL, encoded by the coding sequence GTGAGAATTTATATATCAGCAACCCTTAGGAATTTCTTCGGGAAAAACGAGCAAGTCAGCGTCCCCGAAAACACGGTTAGAAAGGCTCTCGCCAATTTAATAAGTACTTATCCAGAAGGAGAAAAAGTCCTTTTTGATGAAAACAACAAGCTCAGAAGTTTCATCAAAATATACCTCAACGGCAAGAATTTGAACGTCGATACACTCTGGGACGCCACACTTGAAGACGATTCTGAAATTTTGCTCTTGCCCGCCATCGCAGGCGGCGCACCGATTGAAGAATCGCAAAGCAAACACGTCGAAAGCTTGATTTCTGACGAAAGACGCAAGGAAGTCGCTTTTGACGATAGCGAAATTGAACGCTTCGGCAAGCACCTGATGCTCAAAGACATCGGCGTCAAGGGCCAAAAGCGCATCAAGGCCGCAAAAGTCGTCGTCATTGGCGTTGGCGCACTCGGCTCTCCGGTGATCCAGTATCTCGCCGCCGCAGGCGTTGGCACCATCAAGGCCATCGACTTCGACGAAGTCTCGCTCGAAAACTTGCAAAGCCAGGTATTGCACGGCACACGCGACGTCAAGCGTCCGAAGGTCGCCTCTGCAAAGGACAAAGTCAAAAACATCAACAAGAATATCGTCTTTGAAGCCGTCAGGGAACAGCTCGACGCATCGAACATCGAAGCCGAAATTGAAGGCTACGATCTCGTTATTGACTGCACGGACAACTACAAGACTCGCTACCTGATCAACGACGCTTGCGCTCTGCACGGCATTCCGCTTGTGTTCGGCGCGATTTACCAGTTCGAAGGCCAAGTCGGCATTTTCAACTTGGATGGCGGTCCATGCTTGCGTTGCCAATACCCATCCCCTCCGCCGGCAGGGCTCATCCCCTCCTGCGCAGAAGGCGGTGCCATCAGCCCGCTCCCGGGAATCATCGGCAGCATCCAGGCAAACGAAGCGCTCAAGCTCATTTTGGGCATCGGTGAACACCTGAACGGCAAAATTCTCCACGTGGATAGTTTGTACTTATCTTCGAGAATTTTCAAGGTCGAACGCGATTGCCATTGCCCGATTTGCGGTAACAATCCGACAATCACAAACGTCGAAGATATCGACTACGAAGACCTTTGCGGATTGAAGACCACAAACGAAACTCCAGTGGAAGGATTCACGCCCGAAGAACTCGCCAAGCGCATCGACAACGGCGACGACATCACAATTGTTGACGTCCGCGAGCCGCACGAACGCGCGATTTTGCGTTTCCCGAACGCCATCGTGATTCCTATCGGACAGCTCGTTCGCAGACAAAAGGAACTCGATCCAAATAAGGATACGATTTTCATTTGTAAACAAGGCAAGCGTAGCGAACTTGCCATCAACACCTTGCGCGAAGCGGGTTACACCGGTCCTCTGTACAACTTAAAGGGCGGTATCGACGCGATGAAAGATATCATGTTCTCACACGAAGGCGCTTGGTTATAA
- the thiF gene encoding thiazole biosynthesis adenylyltransferase ThiF gives MAFTNEQLERYSRHIILKEVGAKGQKKLLNAKVLVIGAGGLGAPVAMYLAAAGVGTIGIADADVVDLSNLQRQIIHATKDVGKPKVQSAKETMEAMNPDVKVITYHTFVTSENIMDLIKDYDFIIDGTDNFPAKFLINDACVMAKKPFSHAGIIRFQGQLMTYVPGQGPCYRCVFKEPPPKDAVPTCKQAGVIGAMGGVIGSLQAMEAVKYILGVGNLLTGYLLTYNALTMEFRKIKLPTNTKDCAVCGDHPTIDHLIDYEQAVCEMKH, from the coding sequence ATGGCTTTTACTAACGAACAACTCGAACGCTATTCCCGCCACATCATCCTCAAGGAAGTGGGCGCAAAGGGCCAGAAGAAGCTTTTGAACGCCAAGGTGCTTGTCATTGGCGCAGGTGGCCTCGGTGCTCCTGTCGCTATGTACCTCGCTGCCGCAGGCGTTGGCACCATCGGCATTGCCGATGCAGACGTCGTTGACCTTTCCAATTTGCAGCGCCAGATTATCCACGCGACAAAGGACGTGGGCAAGCCCAAGGTGCAGTCCGCCAAGGAAACGATGGAAGCGATGAATCCGGATGTCAAGGTGATTACGTACCACACGTTCGTCACTAGCGAAAACATCATGGACCTCATCAAGGATTACGATTTTATCATTGATGGAACCGACAACTTCCCGGCAAAGTTCCTCATCAACGACGCTTGCGTCATGGCCAAGAAGCCGTTCTCTCACGCGGGCATTATCCGCTTCCAGGGGCAGCTCATGACGTACGTTCCGGGTCAAGGTCCGTGCTACCGCTGCGTCTTCAAGGAACCCCCTCCGAAAGATGCCGTGCCGACTTGCAAGCAGGCAGGCGTGATCGGCGCTATGGGCGGTGTTATCGGAAGCCTCCAGGCCATGGAAGCCGTCAAGTACATTCTCGGTGTTGGCAATTTGCTCACGGGCTACTTGCTCACCTACAATGCGCTCACAATGGAATTCCGCAAGATCAAGCTCCCGACGAACACGAAGGATTGCGCAGTCTGCGGTGACCACCCGACGATTGACCATCTGATCGACTACGAACAAGCCGTCTGTGAGATGAAGCACTAA